Proteins from a genomic interval of bacterium:
- a CDS encoding MBL fold metallo-hydrolase, which yields MKARITILSENSVIKPGGLIGEHGFSALVEREDEKVLFDTGQGYALVHNARILEVDLGAIRKVVLSHGHNDHTGGLAELLRVGPERDIYAHPGIFDPRFREVTDGPPKPIGMPFTRSHLEGLGARFKLSDEPQKVADGITTSGVVPRKTDFETGDTTLLLGCEDGTCCRDPLSDDLSLIVEGQEGLVVVLGCAHSGLVNILNHVRDLKPDMPVKAVVGGTHLGLSGEEQMTRTIAVMAEMGIEKVGASHCTGLAGSARLRGALGDSFFFAGVGAVLEV from the coding sequence ATGAAGGCCAGGATCACAATACTTTCAGAAAATTCGGTCATAAAGCCCGGTGGGCTCATCGGAGAGCACGGGTTCTCAGCTCTTGTGGAAAGGGAGGACGAAAAGGTTCTCTTCGACACAGGGCAGGGTTACGCTCTTGTGCACAATGCGAGGATCCTTGAGGTTGACCTGGGCGCCATAAGAAAAGTAGTTCTCAGCCATGGGCACAACGACCACACAGGGGGGTTGGCAGAACTGCTGCGTGTGGGGCCGGAAAGGGATATCTATGCCCACCCCGGGATATTCGACCCTCGCTTCCGCGAGGTGACCGATGGTCCCCCCAAGCCCATAGGAATGCCGTTTACACGCTCGCACCTCGAGGGATTGGGAGCGCGATTCAAGTTAAGTGATGAACCTCAGAAGGTTGCAGACGGAATCACTACTTCCGGAGTTGTTCCCCGCAAAACTGATTTCGAGACGGGGGACACAACTCTCCTGCTGGGCTGCGAGGATGGTACCTGCTGCAGGGATCCCCTGTCCGACGACCTGTCCCTTATAGTTGAGGGGCAAGAGGGGTTGGTGGTTGTGCTGGGGTGTGCCCACTCAGGCCTTGTGAATATTCTGAATCACGTTCGGGACCTGAAACCTGATATGCCGGTCAAAGCTGTTGTTGGAGGCACTCATCTGGGTCTTTCCGGTGAGGAGCAGATGACCAGGACCATCGCAGTGATGGCTGAAATGGGTATAGAGAAGGTGGGAGCGAGCCACTGCACCGGACTTGCGGGTTCAGCCAGGCTCAGGGGGGCGCTTGGGGACAGTTTTTTCTTTGCCGGTGTGGGTGCGGTGCTGGAGGTGTGA
- a CDS encoding CoA-binding protein: protein MTIETILKSYKTIAVVGLSADPGRASNRVASYLQSVGYRIVPVRPDGDEILGEKVYHSLGEIPFSVEIVDVFRRSETVVPVAKEAVRIGAKVFWLQEGITNEEAETLCREAGLEVVSDRCMLKEHRKVVGS, encoded by the coding sequence ATGACAATTGAAACCATTTTGAAGAGCTATAAGACCATCGCGGTGGTGGGTCTTTCGGCAGATCCAGGGAGGGCAAGCAACAGGGTAGCCTCCTATTTGCAGTCAGTCGGCTACAGGATCGTCCCGGTGAGACCTGACGGGGACGAGATACTGGGGGAAAAGGTTTATCATTCCCTTGGTGAAATCCCCTTCTCTGTTGAAATTGTGGATGTTTTCCGCAGGTCGGAGACAGTAGTACCTGTTGCCAAAGAAGCGGTGCGGATCGGGGCAAAAGTGTTCTGGCTTCAGGAAGGCATCACCAACGAGGAGGCAGAGACACTGTGCCGGGAAGCCGGCCTTGAGGTTGTTTCTGACCGCTGCATGCTGAAGGAACACCGGAAGGTGGTGGGATCGTGA